A single region of the Halopiger xanaduensis SH-6 genome encodes:
- a CDS encoding DUF357 domain-containing protein: MPADLEEKTDRYGELLAEALAEATIAPPEGTPMAEAAAECYEMAESYLEDGRHFRDHDDPVNALASFSYGHAWLDAGARVGLFDVPTEGHLFTVE, from the coding sequence ATGCCCGCCGATCTCGAGGAGAAGACCGACCGTTACGGGGAGCTACTCGCCGAGGCGCTCGCGGAAGCGACGATCGCGCCGCCCGAGGGAACGCCGATGGCCGAGGCCGCCGCGGAGTGTTACGAGATGGCCGAATCCTACCTCGAGGACGGCCGTCACTTCCGCGACCACGACGATCCGGTCAACGCGCTGGCCTCCTTTTCCTACGGGCACGCGTGGCTCGACGCGGGCGCGCGCGTCGGACTGTTCGACGTGCCGACGGAGGGGCACCTGTTTACCGTCGAGTAG
- a CDS encoding fumarylacetoacetate hydrolase family protein, with translation MKYVRFRDPAGAVRRGRLEDDRVRFGNATYSLDDDEIDVLPPSEPSKIVCIGRNYADHADEMGNDVPDRPLLFLKPPNAVASHGDTITAPAGKERIDYEAELGVVIGEQCRHVPVSDAMDVVEGFTCVNDISNRDDQEKEQNWVRGKAFDGAAPLGPVLATPDEVPEDASVQSRVNGDLRQDGTREQLIFPISELIAEITTYLTLEPGDVIATGTPEGVGPLEDGDTVEIEVEGVGTLENTVRLP, from the coding sequence ATGAAATACGTCCGCTTCCGCGATCCGGCCGGCGCGGTTCGGCGCGGCCGCCTCGAGGACGATCGCGTCCGCTTCGGCAACGCGACGTACAGTCTCGACGACGACGAAATCGACGTGCTCCCGCCGTCGGAGCCGTCGAAGATCGTCTGTATCGGTCGCAACTACGCCGACCACGCCGACGAGATGGGCAACGACGTGCCGGACCGGCCGCTGCTGTTCCTGAAGCCGCCGAACGCGGTGGCGAGTCACGGCGACACGATCACGGCACCGGCCGGCAAAGAGCGGATCGACTACGAGGCCGAACTCGGCGTCGTCATCGGCGAGCAGTGTCGCCACGTCCCCGTCTCCGACGCGATGGACGTCGTCGAGGGCTTCACCTGCGTCAACGACATCTCGAACCGCGACGACCAGGAGAAAGAGCAGAACTGGGTCCGCGGGAAGGCCTTCGACGGCGCCGCGCCGCTCGGGCCGGTGCTCGCGACCCCCGACGAGGTGCCCGAGGACGCGTCGGTTCAGTCCCGCGTCAACGGCGACCTGCGCCAGGACGGCACCCGCGAACAGCTCATCTTCCCGATCTCCGAACTGATCGCGGAGATCACCACCTACCTCACCCTGGAGCCCGGCGACGTCATCGCGACCGGGACGCCCGAGGGCGTCGGCCCGCTCGAGGACGGCGACACCGTCGAGATCGAGGTTGAGGGTGTGGGAACGCTCGAGAATACGGTTCGGCTGCCCTAA